ggcccccagccactgcaaacgaactgcaaatgcgtgcgccctcttgtgcatctggctaacgtgggacctggggaaccgagcctcgaaccggggtccttaggcttcacaggcaagcgcttaactgctaagccatctctccagcccgatggtaACATTTTTATCTACGAAACCTAGGTGCCTCTTGTCAGAACCTTTCTATTTTAATCTCCTGTTGCTCTTAGTCATGAGTCTGCCCCagctcagggcctttgcacacgCTGCTCCCTGTGCCTGGGATGCACTTTTCCCATGATATATGCATGACTAATCCCTTGACTCCTTCAGGTCTCTGCTCCAATGTCAGTTGTTCAGTGGGTCTTTTATGACCCacctattttaaatttctatattcCTGATGCCCTACACACAGGgtttatttcccttccctcctttattTTCCTTAGCTCTTTTCGCCTCCTAAGATATGGTGGTAAATAAGgggagacttctcagtggttaaaggtgtttgcttgcgaagcctgatggcctggattcaatcctccagcactcacaaaaagccagatgcacagagtggcacatgcacctggagttgacttgccgtggctggaggccccagtactgtccactctctctctccctttacttgaaaataaataaaaatgttttaggttccaggtgtggtgtctcatgcctttaatctcagcactcaagaagcacacataggaggattgccatgagcttgaggccagcctgagactctagtgaatttcaagtcagcctgggctagagtgagaccctacctcaagaaaaaaaaaaaaaacacctgatattaaataaattactaaataatTACAATATTTGATCATTGTCTCCTCCCACTAGAATAAAAGCTTTGTGTGTGAGGGGGTTGgacatatgcatgtttgtatgtggctGTGCATGGATGGGCaggtgtggaaaccagaggttaATGCTGGGTGTCCTCCTCAATAGCTctctgagttttttaaaaatgtttcatctatttcagagaaagagacaggaagaagcagagagagagggagagagagaatgggtacaccagggcctcctgccactggaaaaaaaaaaaaaaaaaaactccagatgcatgtgccactttgtacatctggcttatgttggtcctggggaatcaaacctggatccttaggcttctcaggcaaatgccttaactgctaagccatctctccagttctctcctGATTTTTTTGGGACAGGATGTCTCATTTAACCattcactgattcagctggactagctagccagcaagcccttaTCTCTACTTCCCTGGCACTCGGGTTACAGGCATGCCTCtgcacccagatttttttttaattttttgtttatttttatttatttatttgagagtggcaaacagagagagaaagaggcagagagagagagagaatgggcatgccagggcttccagcctctgcaaacgaactccagacgcgtgtgcccccttgtgcatctggctaacgtgggacctggggaaccgagcctcgaaccggggtccttaggcttcacaggcaagtgcttaaccgctaagccatctctccagccctgcacccagcttttatgagggttctgggaaacggaatttaggtcctcatacctgcgcagcaagcaccttagctgctgagttaTGTCCTCAGCCCAAatgaaagctttttaaaattaaaaaaataatttttttttgaagcaagcttAACAGACTGGCATAGAGAGACATAAGGAAAATtggcgccccagggccttcagccactgcagtcaaactccaaacgcgtgtaccaccttgtacgcatgtgcaatcttgtacgcatgtaccaccttgtacgcatgtgcaacGTTGTAAGCTTGTGTCACCTTGGTGCGTCTGGCTTGCGTggtacctggagagtcgaacatgagtccttaggtttttcaggcaagtgccttaactgctaagccacctgtccagccctaaaattattattattattatttcatttttggtttttcaaagtaggttctcagtctagcccaggctgacctggaattcactacgtcttctcagggtggcattgaactcatagtgatcctcttgcctttgcctcctcagtgctgggattaaaggcgtgcaccaccatgcccagctaaaattttttaatatttttatttatttattagacaggagagagagtgagagaatgagtacaccaaggcctctagccactacttgTTGAGATTTTGCTGGCATCTTAGAAAGTGCTTGGCACAactaaaacgtgtgtgtgtgtttggtttttcaaggtaggatctcactctaggccaagctggtctggaattcatgaCTAGTGtcattctggcctcaaactcatagcaatactatccctacctccagagtgctgggattaagggtatgcacCAGCACACCAGGTGATCATAAACATTCGATGACTGCAATGAACACAGACTATAACCAGGAGCAAAGAAAAGGCGACAAGGCTACTGTCATGCTTCCCACCATCATGGTCTGCAGAGGTGGCCAAGTGACTTTTGCTTTTCGACTCTATCCATGGAGGGTCGTTCTAGAAATCGCAGGTGGTGGATGGCCCCGGGAAAGCCGTTCTGGAAGGCAGCAGGTGGGAAGGCCTAAGTGTCAAATCCAGGCCTCAGCTGTGAAGGCAACTGTTTGCAAGGGGCTTCCTAACCAAATATAATCAGCTGGAGATGAGGTTTTACCCAACAACTGAGAgaacaaatggaaaaaagaagaaaaaaaaaacatccccTGGATGAAAGGATCCTTCAGGATTGGGACATTACACTAACTCAGAAAaactccaagtttttttttttttcctttttgccaaATTTCATGAAGCACAGGAGAGCTATATTTGTATTGAATTTGAATTAAGTCAATCAAAATCTTGAGAAGACTGAACACAAGGTGACCACTTCTACCTCCCTGTGTGAACTCACTGTTTGAATAGCGATCCTCTAGCCCTGTGATGCTTGGGTCTTGACTGAGTTCTAGCTTCAAGGCTTTGCTGGATGACAACATAATTTTCTCTTTGGCCTTAACTAGAGTTATGGAgacttcattgtttatttttttatttttttttatttttaatttatttgagagcggcagaaagagagagagagagagagagaatgggcacatcagggcctccagccactgcaaatgaactccagatgcatgcggcaccttgtgcatctggcttacacaggtcctggggaattgagcctcgaactggggtccttaggcttcagaggcaagcgttcaactgctaagccatctctccagcccgagacttcATTGTTTTAACCCCATCTACCACTTCCCTCGGGACATAAGCCAGACTCTGAATCTTCATTTCTCCTAACATCAATGTTGAGAACCccctccttttaaaatttaaaaacttttaagtattttatttatttgcaaggtgagatgagagagagagagacattgagagagaatgggcacaccacaacctccagacactgtaagcaaactccagatgcgtgtgcaacTTTGTTCATtgggctttccatgggtactggggaatcaaacctgggtcattaggctttcaggcaagagtcttaactgccggcaagtgccttaaccactgagcaatctctccagcctgagaccccGTTTAATTCATTTCCTAAACATCTTTGGGATCGCTTATCTCTTTATTGTCCAtgaccatttcttttttctttttaatctttcggttttcaaggtggggtctcgctctagctcaggctggccccaaaatcatggtgatcttcctatgtctgcctcccaagtactaggattaaagttatgggccactacacctggcccatGACCATTTCTTCCCTGAATTTCTACACCTACCTGGTCTTCAAACTTGCGCCTATCAATTAATCCATTTTCTACAAGTCAGAgtaatccttttaaaaaatattatttttgtatttgtttatttatttgagagagacagtcagaaaaAGTGAGCAAGTGggatagggagaatgggtatgccagagcctccggccactgcaaacgaattccaagtGCACGTGCCACCTTTGGCATacggctttgcatgggtactggggaatcgaaactgggtcctttggctttgcgggcaaacatcttagccactaagccatttttccaggccTCAGAGTCATCTtttatcctttttgttttgtttttttcaaggtagggtctcactctggcccacgctgacctggaatttactctgtagtctcagggtggcctcgaactcacagtgatcctcctacctctgcctcccgagtgctgggattaaaggcgtgcgacaccatgcccggTACAGAGTCATCTTTTAACACAGggattctctcttctcttcagtGGTTTCGGGTAAAAATCCAAATCCTTCACGTAGTATACAAGGCAGGGGATGATCTTGCTGTTGAGGCTGCATAGCATGGAACAAGAAGCGAGGCTAAACCTTTGAcctctcattttctcatttataaaatggagacaGTCATAGAAGCCATCTTGTAGAGCTGTTGTCAAGACTGAGTGTAATATACACAAAGTGTAATATAGCTATtacatctgtttctttctctccccctttaaaaaaattatttagttacaagcagagagaaagaaagactttaagcacgccagagcttctagccactgcaaactccaaatgcatgtgccactttgtacatctgacttatatgggtattggggaaatgaacccaggttgttaggcttttgcaggcaagtgccttaaacactgagtcagctctccagccttttctttcccctccacTTTTCTGTAGGCACTGTGGATTGGTGTTGGCTCTGAGATAcatctgtatagaattccacacAGCTCTGCTTCTATTTCCTCCCATATCCTTCTCCACTTGGAATAACTGTTCCCAAGtccttctctctcccaccttcctCCTCCTATCTTGGCTTAACCATCAATGTTTTGGGGAGCCCTTTTCAGGCCAAACTTAGTTGCTCCTGTGAGCTTCCATAGCCCCCAAGTAAGGCTGACAGACAACAGTATGTCCAGTTAAATTTGAATGCCAGGCAAAGAAATCTGTTCGTTGCATAGTTTAGTAAGGAATAGCCCACGCAGTGTTTGGGTTTCAGATCAACTGACTTTTTCCACACCTATCCCACAGGCAAGTAATTATTAACATTTCACAGACGAGGAAATGGAGACTCAGTCATGTCTTGTCCAAGATGACTAATAAATGGGAACATTTGGACCCTAGGACGGTTGCTTCATGACCCTTCCACTGTACCGGACTGGGCTAGTGGAGAGATTCTTCCTTTTTACTCAGAAAGCTTCTCTGAGTAAAAAAAACCCCTAATATCTGACATCTCCCCTGCACCCTTCCTGAATATTCAGTgagccaacaacagtctgagagGCCATAGAGGGGCCTGGCACAAGTGAAAATTCCTACCAGGTGATTCTTGGCTGACCCCAGTGTTACAGGTGACACGATTTAACTTGGAAGATAGGAGAACTCACAGGACAGTAGGAGCGAGCGCCCAGAACCCGTTTCTTTCCTGCCCCTTGTTTCTTTTGGAGCCACTTTCCTGCCCTGGTCACTCTTCCTCGGGGGGCAGAAGTCTGCCCTTGGACTCCAGCAACTGTCAGGAGTTCTTCTGGAGCGGAGAGGAAGCCGGGGTCTGACTGCGGCCGCGGGGCGCAGCAACTTGACCCCTTGAAGGCTTCGCTTCGGTGGTGGACTTGGTACCTGGGTTTCTTGCCCCTGGGACACGTCTACGAGGTGGGTCAGATGCTCTCCGTACCCTGGTTGTCCCTTCTCTTAAAGGGTCAGAAGACCTTTAGGGAGgttcagaggagggagggaggaagagagagaggaagagagagcgagagagggagagagcgagcgggagagagggagacagggagagagagaggaagacagagagagggagacagagggggggggagaggggggagagagacagagaggaagacagagagaagaaggaaggaagaggaagagagagagagggagacagagaggaagacagagagaagaaggaaggaagaggaagagagagagagaggaagagagagagggggagacagaaagaaaaggaagaatgtgATGAGCCAGGACAGGAGTTTGTGGACTAAATCAGTAAGGACTTGAGCAAGGTGGCCCTGTTCTCCCCCCTTCTTCCCCTCGCCGCCCCCTCCCCCGACGCTGGGAGTAACCCTGAAAGGTTGGGCTGCCTCGTGCAGAAGGTTAATGACCTAAAGCAGAACAGGCTGTGAGCAATTGAGCGAAACCCGGAAACGCCCGGCCGCGGCATCGGGGTCTTCACGGGCTGCGCGGAGCCTGGGCCCGGTGCAAAGCGCGGGGGACCGCACGCTGGCTGCCCCGGGGGTGTCGGAGATCACGAGAGCTTGGctcctatgcacacacacacacacaccccgccgGAGGACTCAAACCAAACATAGTCCCtggctgtggaggtggctcagcggctaaaggcGCTTTCGTGCAAAGCGTGACgccccgggttcgattccccacgactcACGTAAGGAAGTGACGCAtgcatggcgcgcccattccctacctatctgtctgtctgtccatcatcttcttgcttgcaaataaatagtctCAAATGAAGAATTTGCGACTCTCTGTGTGGACAGAATGCTAGACCTTTCGCCATATGGCCCAACCCTAGGCGAGAACCTGCCTGGGAAGGTGTGTCCATACGTGCCGAGACCATCTGGCCCACGACAGGGACGTGTCCCCTGGGCGCGGGTGCAGCCGAGCCCCCGGGCGGGCCGGCTGGCTGCTcacctggctgggcctgggctcgtGGGCAGGCTGGGCTCCGCGCGCTGCGCTGGCGCCAGGGTCCCCGGGCCGCCGGCCGCGGTTGCCGGGGCGACGCGGGATGCTCGCTCCGCCCCCGGGGAACCGCACGCTCGAGGGGAGGGGCTCTCGCCCGGTGGGCAGCGCGGCCCTGGTGCCGCCCCGTGGGCTCAGCCAGTGAGAGGCCGGGGGAGTGGTGGACGGGCCGGGATACTTAGAGGCCGGGTCTCCCCTCCCCAGCATCCCTCTGCGCCGCGCCGCACGGCCCGCGCGCGCCTTGCATCGCCGAGTGGCCAGCCGGCTGGCATCGGGATGGTGACCCCCTGTCCCTCCAGTCCCGCTGCGGGTACCGGGAGAAGGAACGATGACCAGAACCTCCGTGCCCCGGTGAAGAAGAGCAGGGCCCTCCCTCGACTGCGGAGGAAGGAGCCGCTGCGGCCCTTGAACCCGTGCCCACTACCCGGGGACTCCGGCGTCTGTGACCTGTTCGAATCCCCCAGCTCCGGCTCCAGCTCCGACAGTCCCACCGCGTCGGCTGCAGCCCGGGAGCACTGCAACCCCCTGGCCGGCCTGGCCCAGCCGCTGACGCCCCTGGACCTGCAGACTTTCCGCGAGTACGGACAGAGCTGCTACGCCTTCCGCAGGGCGCAGGAGAACCACTTCCACCCGCGCGAGTCGCTGGCCAGACAGCCGCAAGTGAGAGCCAGTCCCCTGCCGCAGCGCGCTcccatctccctctccccctccccaagcTCTATGGGCCAGgttccccaccaccacacactttGCACTTCTCAGGTGGAGGGGAAAAAGGGGTGtagacagcccccccccccggtcTCCAAGTTAAGTGGGGCAGCGAGACTACAGACAAGGTGTTCGGTTCCTAGACTTGAGTGTGATTCCTGCTGACCTCGGGCAATCTATTTAACAACCCAAAGTTGTTggatttgagccgggcgtggtggagacAAGGAGTGAATGGTGCAGGGGCGAGGGACTGATGGAAGAGGAAGGGTCTAGGAGAgcagcgaggaggaggaggaaggagagagggtggTGGAGGGAGGAAAACAGACGTGAGCGCACCGGAGTCTCAATCTGTCCATCTGCAAAAGTGAACTACTCCCTTGCTCTCACCTTCCATTGACTTGCCGGGTGGACCGTGCTGGGCCACGGGCGCGATGCATTGCGCTCTCCGCACAAGCGCCAGGCCCGGATCCAGGCGTCCCGGGTTCCTGGCGCGGCAGCACTCTCGGTTTTCCGTCCCCGTGTTTCCATTGATTTGAAGCTTTGCCCTCTTCTCCGGGATTACCCGGGCCCTCCCTTTCACCAGCTCCTCCTACTTCCCGGTCCGCTAACCGCCTTCCCCTtggtcccctcctccctcctctcccctccatccCGGCAGGTGACCGCGGAATCCCGCTGCAAGCTGCTCAGCTGGCTGATCCCGGTGCACCGCCAGTTCGGCCTGTCCTTCGAGTCGCTGTGCCTGACCGTGAACACTCTCGACCGCTTCCTCTCCACCACGCCCGTGGCTGCAGACTGCTTCCAGTTGCTCGGAGTCACCTGTCTGCTCATCGCTTGCAAACAGGTAACCTCCAAGGAGGCGTTGGGGACCCGAggtgcagggaaaaaaaaaaaaaagtcgtctCCACTCAGGTCGCTCCGGTGCACAATCCAAGGTTGGGTTGCTTGAACTTATTTCGGAGGAGGAGGCTTGCAAATGGTTGCATGCTAAAGCCTGCCTTTACGTTTTTCCTGTAAACAATCTTCGGCTCCCAAAGACATGGGCTGTAGAGGGTCCTAAAAGGTTTCTGCACCTATATTCTTCTGGCGGAGGGCCAAGACAATTTCCCAACCCTCtttattgttttgaaaaaaatatctatttgttcgtttgagagaggagaaaaagagggagaggggagaggggagaggggagaggggagaggggagaggggagaggggagaggggagaggggagagggagagaatgggcgtgccagggtctccagccaccgcaaacgaactccagacgcacggcgtcctcgtgcatctggcttatgtgggtactggagaatcgaacctgagtccttaggcttcgctggcaaatgcctttactgctaagtcatctctccaggccttcaacCCTAttattcaaaacattttttttttttactggcgcACCCCTTGAATCCCATcactttgggagacagaggtaggaggatcgctgtgagttcgaggccaccttgagactacatagtgaattccaggttagccagggctagagcgaaaccctacctcgaaaaacaacaaaatgttagTTTGTAAGCAAAAGCacacgcgcgtgcgcacacacccTCCACATGTCGGGGtgcgctgcaaacgaactccgtgtGCACGCattacttggtgcatctggctttaagtgggtactagggaatcgaacttgggccatcagcctttgcaagcaagtgcctgcaacagctgagccattgctgcagctctccccgcccccctttaaaaaatttttccttTAGTTGGATTGTAGGTAGAGGAGTGGTGTGGAAAGCAGGCTGTGGGTGACTTGGCCTGGCTCTCCGGAAGAGACGCACAGCTCTTCCCGGCTCGGGAGGCAGGCGGGGGGCTCGGGCTGGGCGGGGCCTGGGGCGCCCCGGGGGCTGAGCTGGCGCCTTGCGTTGCAGGTGGAGGCGCACCTGCCGCGGGTGAAACAGCTCCTGGCGCTGTGCTGCGGCGCCTTCTCCCGGCAGCAGCTGTACAACCTGGAGTGCATCGTGCTGCACCGGCTGCGCTTCGACCTGGGCGCGCCCACCATCAGCTTCTTCCTGGAGCACTTCACGCACACGCGCGTGGAGGCCGG
The Jaculus jaculus isolate mJacJac1 chromosome 20, mJacJac1.mat.Y.cur, whole genome shotgun sequence genome window above contains:
- the Ccno gene encoding cyclin-O isoform X1; this encodes MVTPCPSSPAAGTGRRNDDQNLRAPVKKSRALPRLRRKEPLRPLNPCPLPGDSGVCDLFESPSSGSSSDSPTASAAAREHCNPLAGLAQPLTPLDLQTFREYGQSCYAFRRAQENHFHPRESLARQPQVTAESRCKLLSWLIPVHRQFGLSFESLCLTVNTLDRFLSTTPVAADCFQLLGVTCLLIACKQVEAHLPRVKQLLALCCGAFSRQQLYNLECIVLHRLRFDLGAPTISFFLEHFTHTRVEAGQAELSEALEAQSLARGVAELSLADYAFTSYTPSLLAICCLALADRMLRLPRGVDLRMGEHPEATLKDCLGKLQLLVTINNASLTHMLPAQILGKCSLPPSWK
- the Ccno gene encoding cyclin-O isoform X2 codes for the protein MVTPCPSSPAAGTGRRNDDQNLRAPVKKSRALPRLRRKEPLRPLNPCPLPGDSGVCDLFESPSSGSSSDSPTASAAAREHCNPLAGLAQPLTPLDLQTFREYGQSCYAFRRAQENHFHPRESLARQPQVTAESRCKLLSWLIPVHRQFGLSFESLCLTVNTLDRFLSTTPVAADCFQLLGVTCLLIACKQLYNLECIVLHRLRFDLGAPTISFFLEHFTHTRVEAGQAELSEALEAQSLARGVAELSLADYAFTSYTPSLLAICCLALADRMLRLPRGVDLRMGEHPEATLKDCLGKLQLLVTINNASLTHMLPAQILGKCSLPPSWK